Part of the Bacillota bacterium genome is shown below.
TCTGCAAGGTGGCACCCATTATTTCGCCGGCCCCGGTCCCGACTCCTCCAGAGCGATCCGGGCTGCCTCCTGTTCGGCCGCCTTCTTGCTGCGTCCCCTGCCCCGGCCCGCCACCCGGCCGTCCACCACCACCTCCACCGTGAACACACGGGCGTGATCGGGTCCCTCCTGGCCCACCACCCGGTAGGTGACGCTGCCCCCACGCTCCTGAACCACCTCCTGCAGGACGCTCTTGAAATCCCCCGTGCCCCGCTTCAGGGTCCGGTCCACGGCAGGGGCAAGCTGCCCGACCACGAAGTCCCGCGCCCGCTGCCAGCCGCTGTCCAGGTACAGGGCCGCACAGACCGCCTCGAACACGTCCGCCAGAAGGGCGGGCCTGGACGCCCCCCCGCTCTGTTCCTCGCCCCGACCCAGGTAGAGGAGCTGTCCCAGCCCCAGCCGGCGGGCGGCCCCGGCCAGGGCTCCCTCGCCCACCACGGCGGCCTTGAAGCGACTCAACTCTCCCTCCCGGGCACGGGGAAAGCGGGAGTACAGGTAAGATGCCATGGCCAGGCCCACCACGGCGTCCCCCAGGAACTCCAGCCGTTCGTTGGAATC
Proteins encoded:
- the rnc gene encoding ribonuclease III, producing the protein MQEGSHEAMVLAALRQALGDFRSDGLFLQAVTHSSWVQEHPGAGRDSNERLEFLGDAVVGLAMASYLYSRFPRAREGELSRFKAAVVGEGALAGAARRLGLGQLLYLGRGEEQSGGASRPALLADVFEAVCAALYLDSGWQRARDFVVGQLAPAVDRTLKRGTGDFKSVLQEVVQERGGSVTYRVVGQEGPDHARVFTVEVVVDGRVAGRGRGRSKKAAEQEAARIALEESGPGPAK